The Fusarium graminearum PH-1 chromosome 2, whole genome shotgun sequence genome includes a region encoding these proteins:
- a CDS encoding phenol 2-monooxygenase yields the protein MANDSKVDVLIVGAGPAGLMAAAWMAHCGVNARIIDKRNTKIFCGQADGLQCRSLEIFDSLGFADRVWKEANHMIEICMWNPGPDGIIRRSDRIPDTIVGLSRFQQVVVQQGRIERFFLDNIKKYSKDQIKVERAVLPEAIEIDKSNLESTEDHPVTIKIRHLSEEEATPAQQATASKTQASDGLFRSNLVFDDEVDNDSALRKAQDRDAVTETIRAKYVIGCDGARSWVRSQIGLELQGEASDFIWGVMDIIPKTDFPDIRMRCAIHSAENGSLMVIPRENKLVRLYIQLKEVTPDASGRADRSKISPDVIFKAAQKIIHPYKLDYEYCDWWTAYQIGQRVGTAFDSHERIFLAGDAVHTHSPKAGQGMNVSMQDSYNLGWKIALVVKGIAKPDILKTYQSERRRVAQDLIEFDHRFSRLFSGRPAKDVMDEEGVSMEEFKDAFEKGNMFASGLSVNYGPSNIVAKAGDPLSQADGTKVVSSPGVSLTEETFGKKQALATGIPVGMRFNSFKVLNQACARPYHFQERLKADGRFRIVLFAAFFTESPPRDRKLTVSSRS from the exons ATGGCTAACGACAGCAAAGTCGACGT ACTCATAGTTGGTGCCGGCCCGGCTGG GCTGATGGCCGCAGCATGGATGGCTCACTGTGGCGTAAATGCTCGTATCATCGACAAAAGAAATACCAAGATCTTTTGTGGTCAGGCCGATGGCCTGCAGTGTCGAAGTCTCGAGATCTTTGACAGTCTGGGCTTTGCAGACCGTGTATGGAAAGAAGCCAATCACATGATTGAG ATTTGCATGTGG AATCCTGGTCCAGATGGCATTATTCGTCGTTCTGATCGTATCCCCGATACCATCGTCGGCCTGTCACGTTTTCAACAGGTCGTCGTACAGCAAGGTCGTATCGAgcgcttcttccttgacaacatcaagaagtaCTCCAAAGATCAGATAAAGGTTGAGCGTGCAGTTTTACCAGAGGCCATTGAGATCGATAAGTCCAACCTCGAGAGCACTGAAGATCATCCAGTCACGATCAAGATTCGCCATCTtagtgaggaagaagcaacaCCTGCTCAACAAGCCACTGCTAGCAAAACCCAGGCATCGGACGGTCTTTTCAGAAGTAACTTGGTGTTTGACGACGAAGTTGACAATGATAGTGCTCTCCGTAAAGCTCAAGATCGTGACGCTGTCACCGAGACTATCCGAGCGAAATATGTCATCGGCTGTGATGGAGCACGAAGCTGGGTTCGGAGTCAGATTGGTCTCGAGTTACAGGGCGAGGCAAGCGATTTTATCTGGGGTGTCATGGACATCATTCCCAAGACCGACTTTCCCGACATCCGCATGCGTTGTGCGATTCACTCGGCTGAGAACGGTAGTCTTATGGTCATCCCCAGAGAGAACAAGCTGGTTCGTCTGTACATTCAATTGAAAGAAGTGACACCCGATGCTTCAGGTCGTGCAGATCGATCCAAGATCAGCCCGGATGTTATCTTCAAAGCGGCACAGAAGATTATTCATCCTTATAAGTTGGATTATGAGTATTGTGACTGGTGGACTGCTTACCAG ATTGGCCAACGCGTTGGTACAGCCTTTGACTCTCATGAGCGTATCTTCCTTGCAGGCGATGCTGTGCATACCCATTCGCCAAAGGCCGGACAAGGCATGAACGTCTCTATGCAGGATTCATACAATTTGGGCTGGAAGATTGCTCTTGTTGTCAAGGGCATCGCAAAGCCAGATATTCTCAAGACATACCAGAGCGAAAGACGTCGCGTGGCTCAAGACCTTATTGAGTTTGACCATCGTTTTAGTCGCTTATTCTCTGGACGCCCAGCCAAAGATGTCATGGACGAAGAGGGTGTCAGCATGGAAGAGTTCAAAGACGCGTTCGAAAAGGGGAACATGTTTGCATCAGGTCTATCTGTGAATTATGGACCTAGCAACATCGTCGCCAAGGCAGGTGATCCACTGTCTCAGGCCGATGGAACCAAGGTCGTTTCGTCTCCTGGAGTCTCTTTAACGGAGGAGACGTTTGGCAAGAAGCAGGCGCTTGCTACCGGTATCCCGGTTGGAATGCGTTTCAATAGCTTCAAAGTGTTAAATCAAGCTTGCGCCCGTCCTTATCACTTCCAGGAACGCTTGAAAGCAGATGGGCGATTCCGCATCGTCCTGTTCGCAG CTTTCTTCACCGAGTCACCCCCAAGGGACAGAAAGTTGACAGTGTCATCGAGGTCTTGA